One region of Streptomyces sp. NBC_00442 genomic DNA includes:
- a CDS encoding dipeptidase — translation MADLQDDPQDTSAIGELDQPTSTPPVPIPGPEPVPDHDEGLDRARALLAAHPVADGHNTLAKALALTPWHDLEVGESALDTDIPRLRAGGVGAQFWALTAEADGTDPAGATLERLDRIRSLVASCPQWLRLALTAGDLADARNCGRIASFLGPVAAHALGDSLGTLRSYHVLGVRALALGPGTRWTEPGLSRFGLEVVREANRLGILLDLSGSTEGTWRRTLDASTAPALLSRSAASSLTRHPLNASDELLAALGAHGGVCLVSFAPEQIERSGSAVSVRDVADHIERVRDVAGASHVGLSGTYGLTTGAPRTTGLEDASCYPNLIAELLDRGWSESEIAALTWDNLVRVVRDAEFGARATAARRAPSSATIEELDGP, via the coding sequence ATGGCAGATCTGCAGGACGACCCCCAGGACACCTCGGCGATCGGCGAGCTCGATCAGCCGACCTCCACCCCGCCCGTCCCGATACCCGGACCGGAACCCGTACCGGACCACGACGAGGGTCTGGACCGAGCCCGTGCGCTGCTCGCCGCGCACCCCGTGGCCGACGGGCACAACACCCTGGCGAAGGCACTCGCGCTGACCCCCTGGCACGACCTGGAGGTCGGCGAGAGCGCGCTCGACACGGACATCCCGCGACTGCGGGCCGGCGGCGTCGGTGCGCAGTTCTGGGCGCTGACCGCCGAGGCCGACGGCACCGACCCGGCCGGCGCCACCCTGGAGCGCCTCGACCGGATCCGCTCGCTGGTCGCCTCCTGCCCCCAGTGGCTGCGCCTCGCGCTGACCGCGGGCGACCTCGCCGACGCCCGTAACTGCGGCCGCATCGCCTCGTTCCTCGGGCCGGTGGCCGCACACGCACTCGGCGATTCGCTGGGCACGCTGCGGTCGTACCACGTCCTCGGGGTACGGGCCCTCGCACTGGGCCCGGGTACCCGCTGGACCGAGCCGGGCCTGAGCCGCTTCGGCCTCGAAGTGGTGCGCGAGGCGAACAGGCTGGGGATACTGCTCGACCTGTCCGGCTCCACCGAAGGCACCTGGCGCCGCACCCTCGACGCGTCCACGGCGCCGGCGCTGCTCTCGCGTTCGGCGGCGTCCTCGCTGACCCGGCATCCGCTGAACGCCAGTGACGAGCTGCTCGCCGCGCTCGGTGCGCACGGCGGGGTGTGCCTGGTGAGCTTCGCCCCCGAGCAGATCGAGCGGAGCGGTTCGGCCGTCTCCGTGCGGGACGTCGCCGATCACATCGAGCGGGTGCGGGACGTGGCGGGCGCGAGCCACGTGGGTCTCTCGGGAACGTACGGTCTGACCACCGGCGCCCCGCGCACCACGGGCCTCGAAGATGCCTCGTGCTACCCGAACCTGATCGCGGAGCTGCTCGACCGGGGCTGGAGCGAGTCCGAGATCGCGGCGCTGACCTGGGACAACCTCGTGCGTGTGGTGCGGGACGCGGAGTTCGGCGCCCGTGCGACGGCGGCCCGCAGGGCCCCGTCGAGCGCCACCATCGAGGAGCTCGACGGCCCGTGA
- a CDS encoding UDP-glucose dehydrogenase family protein, protein MALKITVIGTGYLGATHAAAMAELGFEVLGLDVVPEKIEMLAQGRVPMYEPGLEELLRKHVAGIEGSTGRLRFTTSWEEVGAFGDVHFVCVNTPQKHGEYACDMSYVDSAFGSLAPHLAPGALVVGKSTVPVGSAARLAAVLGEGVELAWNPEFLREGFAVDDTLHPDRLVVGVESERAEKLLREVYAGPIGEGSPFVVTDFPTAELVKTAANSFLATKISFINAMAEVCEAADGDVVKLAEALGHDERIGKKFLRAGIGFGGGCLPKDIRAFMARAGELGADQALTFLREVDSVNMRRRGHMVELAREAVGGETFLGKRVAVLGATFKPDSDDVRDSPALNVAGQIHLQGGQVTVYDPKGMDNARRLFPTLGYAPTALDAVRGADVVLHLTEWREFRDLDPAELAAATASRIILDGRNALDPVKWRDAGWTYRAMGRPRA, encoded by the coding sequence ATGGCCCTCAAGATCACTGTGATCGGCACCGGATACCTCGGGGCCACCCATGCCGCGGCCATGGCGGAGCTCGGGTTCGAGGTGCTCGGTCTCGACGTGGTGCCCGAGAAGATCGAGATGCTCGCGCAGGGGCGCGTCCCCATGTACGAGCCCGGTCTCGAAGAGCTGCTGCGCAAGCACGTGGCCGGCATCGAGGGATCGACGGGCCGGCTGCGCTTCACGACCTCGTGGGAGGAGGTCGGCGCGTTCGGCGACGTGCACTTCGTCTGCGTGAACACCCCGCAGAAGCACGGCGAGTACGCCTGTGACATGAGCTACGTCGACTCCGCCTTCGGCTCGCTCGCCCCGCACCTCGCGCCGGGCGCACTCGTCGTGGGCAAGTCCACGGTGCCGGTCGGCTCGGCCGCCCGGCTCGCGGCCGTGCTCGGCGAGGGCGTGGAGCTGGCCTGGAACCCGGAGTTCCTGCGCGAGGGCTTCGCCGTCGACGACACCCTGCACCCGGACCGGCTCGTCGTCGGCGTCGAGAGCGAGCGCGCCGAGAAGCTGCTGCGCGAGGTGTACGCGGGACCGATCGGCGAGGGCTCGCCCTTCGTGGTGACCGACTTCCCGACCGCCGAGCTGGTCAAGACCGCCGCCAACTCCTTCCTCGCCACCAAGATCTCGTTCATCAACGCCATGGCCGAGGTGTGCGAGGCCGCCGACGGCGACGTGGTGAAGCTCGCGGAGGCGCTCGGCCACGACGAGCGCATCGGAAAGAAGTTCCTGCGGGCCGGCATCGGCTTCGGCGGGGGCTGCCTGCCCAAGGACATCCGGGCGTTCATGGCGCGGGCCGGCGAGCTCGGGGCCGACCAGGCACTGACGTTCCTGCGCGAGGTCGACTCGGTCAACATGCGCCGGCGCGGCCACATGGTGGAGCTGGCCCGCGAGGCGGTGGGCGGCGAGACGTTCCTCGGCAAGCGCGTCGCGGTCCTCGGCGCCACGTTCAAGCCGGACTCCGACGACGTACGGGACTCCCCCGCGCTGAACGTCGCCGGGCAGATCCACCTCCAGGGCGGCCAGGTCACCGTGTACGACCCCAAGGGCATGGACAACGCCCGCCGGCTCTTCCCGACGCTCGGCTACGCACCGACCGCGCTCGACGCGGTGCGCGGCGCCGATGTCGTGCTGCACCTGACCGAGTGGCGCGAGTTCCGCGACCTCGACCCCGCCGAGCTGGCCGCGGCCACGGCGTCCCGGATCATCCTGGACGGGCGCAACGCGCTCGACCCGGTCAAGTGGCGGGACGCCGGATGGACCTACCGCGCGATGGGTCGCCCGCGCGCCTAG
- a CDS encoding acyl-CoA dehydrogenase family protein, with protein sequence MAGTAGNSDFDLYRPSEEHDMLRDAIRSLAEAKIGPFAAEVDEQARFPREAHDALVANDLHAVHVPEEYGGAGADALATVIVIEEVARVCASSSLIPAVNKLGSLPVILSGSEELKKKYLGPLAKGEGMFSYCLSEPDAGSDAAGMKTKAVRDGDFWVLNGVKRWITNAGESEYYTVMAVTDPEKRSKGISAFVVEKSDEGVSFGAPEKKLGIKGSPTREVYLDNVRIPLDRMIGEEGTGFATAMKTLDHTRITIAAQALGIAQGALDYAKGYVQERKQFGKPIADFQGIQFMLADMAMKLEAARQLTYAAAAKSERLDSDLTFFGAAAKCFASDVAMEVTTDAVQLLGGYGYTRDYPVERMMRDAKITQIYEGTNQVQRIVMSRNLP encoded by the coding sequence TTGGCCGGAACGGCTGGCAACTCGGATTTCGACCTGTACCGCCCGTCCGAGGAGCACGACATGCTCCGCGACGCCATCCGCTCGCTCGCCGAGGCCAAGATCGGCCCGTTCGCGGCCGAGGTCGACGAGCAGGCGCGCTTCCCCCGGGAGGCGCACGACGCGCTGGTCGCCAACGACCTGCACGCCGTGCACGTGCCGGAGGAGTACGGCGGCGCGGGCGCCGACGCCCTCGCGACGGTCATCGTGATCGAAGAGGTCGCGCGGGTCTGCGCCTCCTCCTCCCTCATCCCGGCCGTCAACAAGCTCGGCTCGCTCCCGGTGATCCTGTCCGGCTCCGAGGAGCTGAAGAAGAAGTACCTGGGCCCGCTCGCCAAGGGCGAGGGCATGTTCTCGTACTGCCTCTCCGAGCCCGACGCGGGTTCCGACGCGGCCGGCATGAAGACCAAGGCCGTCCGCGACGGCGACTTCTGGGTCCTCAACGGCGTGAAGCGCTGGATCACCAACGCCGGCGAGAGCGAGTACTACACGGTCATGGCCGTGACCGACCCCGAGAAGCGGTCGAAGGGCATCAGCGCCTTCGTCGTGGAGAAGTCGGACGAGGGCGTCTCCTTCGGCGCCCCCGAGAAGAAGCTCGGCATCAAGGGCTCGCCGACCCGCGAGGTCTACCTCGACAACGTCCGCATCCCCCTCGACCGCATGATCGGCGAGGAGGGCACGGGCTTCGCGACCGCCATGAAGACCCTGGACCACACCCGCATCACCATCGCGGCCCAGGCCCTCGGCATCGCGCAGGGCGCCCTCGACTACGCCAAGGGCTACGTCCAGGAGCGCAAGCAGTTCGGCAAGCCGATCGCCGACTTCCAGGGCATCCAGTTCATGCTGGCCGACATGGCCATGAAGCTGGAGGCCGCCCGTCAGCTCACCTACGCGGCCGCCGCCAAGTCCGAACGCCTCGACTCGGACCTGACGTTCTTCGGCGCCGCGGCGAAGTGCTTCGCCTCCGACGTCGCCATGGAGGTCACCACCGACGCCGTCCAGCTCCTCGGCGGCTACGGCTACACCCGCGACTACCCGGTCGAGCGGATGATGCGCGACGCCAAGATCACGCAGATCTACGAGGGCACGAACCAGGTCCAGCGCATCGTGATGTCGCGCAACCTGCCGTAG
- a CDS encoding helix-turn-helix domain-containing protein → MTFDPEQLGRSKADLAETLRALRKRAGRTQVWLARRCNMSQTKLSNVETGRITPGLVDVELILRALDAPPELVSQATALARLAHTEWQGKRASWRRGLEKRQAELAGLEAEATTLRYFLPAMVTGLLATPEYIRASLGHSPVDTSKTVARKLERQAVLYEGSKRFTFLLTEQAAKWPILPPAGMAAQLDHLVSLSRLPNVHIGAIPLGTTATRGPMNTFTVYDRRIVTVETFTGRIVFQDARDIAEHRELFALFESHALFDDEARSTLGEWAATCRSGSFTPQHE, encoded by the coding sequence TTGACGTTCGACCCTGAACAGCTGGGCCGGTCCAAGGCCGACTTGGCTGAGACACTCCGCGCCCTGCGCAAGCGAGCCGGCCGCACACAGGTCTGGCTCGCTCGGCGCTGCAACATGTCCCAAACCAAGCTCAGCAACGTGGAGACCGGCCGGATCACACCGGGCCTTGTCGACGTCGAGTTGATCCTTCGAGCCCTCGACGCGCCCCCGGAGCTCGTATCGCAGGCAACCGCCCTCGCACGCCTCGCCCACACGGAATGGCAGGGCAAGCGGGCGTCGTGGCGCAGAGGGCTGGAGAAGCGGCAGGCCGAGCTGGCCGGCCTGGAGGCAGAGGCGACAACACTCCGCTACTTCCTGCCCGCGATGGTGACCGGGCTCCTCGCCACGCCTGAGTACATCAGGGCGAGCCTGGGGCACTCGCCCGTGGACACGTCCAAAACGGTGGCAAGGAAGCTGGAGCGTCAAGCAGTCCTGTACGAGGGCTCCAAGCGATTCACCTTCCTGCTGACGGAACAGGCCGCGAAATGGCCAATACTGCCGCCCGCAGGGATGGCCGCTCAGCTCGACCACCTGGTCTCGCTGTCCCGTCTGCCGAATGTCCATATCGGCGCCATTCCCCTGGGGACCACTGCCACGCGCGGCCCCATGAACACCTTCACGGTCTATGACCGGCGAATCGTGACCGTCGAGACTTTCACGGGCCGAATCGTTTTCCAAGACGCCCGGGACATCGCCGAACACCGTGAACTCTTCGCCCTGTTCGAGAGTCACGCCCTCTTCGACGATGAAGCAAGGTCGACCCTCGGGGAATGGGCAGCCACCTGCCGATCAGGATCGTTTACCCCGCAACACGAATAA
- a CDS encoding DUF6879 family protein has translation MLLDGEDWRRFFDAFEQEAWRFEAQPTYTMPREQENVARFLRGEDMPTGHNARWHERVRGYVRSGRRIGRVRVVRQPLTEYQRYQFAWGIPGNIAAGEEIRVLDVTRGTHGLPLSGRDWWMFDATRIAHLNFRPDGTQINRETYEGDPAPYREWQRIALEHAMSFEEYVKGLDVRP, from the coding sequence GTGCTCTTGGATGGTGAAGACTGGCGTAGGTTCTTCGACGCCTTCGAGCAGGAAGCGTGGCGATTCGAGGCGCAGCCCACCTACACCATGCCCAGAGAGCAAGAGAACGTGGCCCGCTTCCTCCGCGGAGAGGACATGCCCACCGGGCACAATGCCCGTTGGCATGAGCGGGTACGCGGATATGTCCGATCCGGCCGGCGCATCGGCCGAGTCCGCGTCGTACGCCAGCCGCTCACCGAATATCAGCGGTACCAATTCGCTTGGGGCATCCCCGGCAACATCGCGGCGGGAGAAGAAATCCGAGTCCTGGACGTGACGCGGGGAACGCACGGCCTCCCGCTCTCCGGCCGTGACTGGTGGATGTTCGACGCGACCCGTATCGCCCATTTGAATTTCCGGCCGGACGGCACCCAGATCAATCGCGAGACCTACGAGGGCGACCCCGCCCCCTACAGGGAGTGGCAGCGGATCGCGTTGGAGCACGCCATGTCCTTCGAGGAGTACGTGAAGGGCCTTGACGTTCGACCCTGA
- a CDS encoding LPXTG cell wall anchor domain-containing protein: protein MNIRRILATTVAAAVTAPAVLLSVSPASAAEAKPAAQSQKSTYAELTKAAADAAKAYDTALQADNAQQAVLDKLMRIDAPEAKPFRDADAAADKAKTAKDTADKAVTGAKAKLDGLPDTATAEEKAAAQKAVTDAEATAKDAAAALTTADAKKKTEQRALEDLRVEALRKGNAATKAKKDAEKAKKDADAALKAAGECVWLPKLSSQLKGLPAQVVAGSAVDFSFQVSNGTDRTLDLNPLFFVHTAQAKAQWLDGSVWKELDDEPAHVASQKGVKPGSAIEVKVRLTVDAKAKAGEGFSQIAGDASDAYNPCVLGPMKLYKFKVLPAGSKPDSDAAKPQPVEDKDKDKDRPKPAAAKPAGGGSTPTAQGGAAATPLATSGALANTGSSSAMPQLALAGGAALVLGAGAVLFTRRRKSADRT, encoded by the coding sequence TTGAATATCCGTCGCATTCTCGCCACCACCGTCGCCGCCGCCGTGACCGCCCCGGCCGTGCTGCTCTCGGTGTCTCCCGCGTCCGCCGCCGAGGCGAAGCCCGCGGCGCAGTCGCAGAAGTCCACGTACGCCGAACTGACGAAGGCCGCCGCCGACGCGGCGAAGGCCTACGACACCGCTCTCCAGGCCGACAACGCCCAGCAGGCCGTCCTCGACAAGCTGATGCGCATCGACGCCCCCGAGGCCAAGCCGTTCCGTGACGCCGACGCCGCCGCCGACAAGGCCAAGACCGCGAAGGACACCGCCGACAAGGCGGTGACCGGCGCGAAGGCCAAGCTCGACGGGCTCCCCGACACCGCGACCGCGGAGGAGAAGGCGGCCGCGCAGAAGGCCGTCACCGACGCCGAGGCCACCGCCAAGGACGCCGCGGCGGCTCTGACGACGGCCGACGCGAAGAAGAAGACCGAGCAGCGCGCCCTCGAGGACCTCCGGGTGGAGGCCCTGCGCAAGGGCAACGCGGCGACCAAGGCCAAGAAGGACGCCGAGAAGGCCAAGAAGGACGCCGACGCGGCGCTCAAGGCCGCCGGGGAGTGCGTCTGGCTGCCCAAGCTGTCCTCCCAGCTGAAGGGGCTGCCGGCGCAGGTCGTCGCGGGCTCCGCGGTCGACTTCTCGTTCCAGGTGTCCAACGGCACCGACCGCACGCTGGACCTGAACCCGCTGTTCTTCGTCCACACCGCGCAGGCCAAGGCGCAGTGGCTGGACGGTTCGGTGTGGAAGGAGCTCGACGACGAGCCGGCCCACGTCGCGTCCCAGAAGGGCGTGAAGCCGGGCTCCGCGATCGAGGTGAAGGTCCGCCTGACGGTCGACGCCAAGGCCAAGGCGGGCGAGGGGTTCTCCCAGATCGCGGGCGACGCCTCCGACGCGTACAACCCGTGTGTGCTCGGCCCGATGAAGCTGTACAAGTTCAAGGTGCTGCCCGCCGGCAGCAAGCCGGACAGCGACGCCGCGAAGCCGCAGCCGGTCGAGGACAAGGACAAGGACAAGGACCGTCCGAAGCCGGCCGCCGCGAAGCCCGCGGGCGGCGGCTCGACGCCGACCGCCCAGGGCGGCGCGGCAGCGACCCCGCTGGCCACCAGCGGGGCGCTGGCCAACACCGGCTCGTCCTCCGCGATGCCCCAGCTCGCCCTCGCGGGCGGCGCGGCCCTGGTCCTCGGCGCCGGCGCGGTCCTGTTCACCCGCCGCCGCAAGTCCGCCGACCGCACCTGA
- a CDS encoding LCP family protein yields MNDWPDAGSGNARGTGDRDAYGRGSSAAQPEGARRMRHVQRPVPQQQPAYDDGYGQPQYGQGGVPGQGSYDSGYSEGHVYGNPAGRGPAGPGGPGGPGGGGSGRRQGAAPPNWRKRITVGVLSLVVVLLVTSVATYFWADGKVRREVDLSKVIDRPDGGKGTNYLIVGSDSRDGMSADEKKKLHTGSAEGKRTDSMILLHTGDNGNTMVSLPRDSWVTIPSFKGSDSGKTFPSKGKDKLNAAFSIDGPELLVRTIEANTGLHIDHYAEIGFAGFANIVDAVGGVDIDIPQDIKDKDSGADFKKGKQTLDGQQALAFVRNRHGYAAGDLERTKNQQKFLSALASQTATPTTLLNPFKLYPVMGAGLDTLIVDKDMSLFDLGSMFWAMKGITGGDGISMNMPVAGDGPQTSLLWDKPKVTQLVNELKNDDAVTVK; encoded by the coding sequence ATGAACGATTGGCCCGACGCCGGCAGTGGCAATGCCCGCGGAACCGGTGACCGCGACGCCTACGGCCGCGGCAGCTCCGCCGCGCAGCCCGAGGGCGCGCGCCGGATGCGGCACGTCCAGCGACCCGTCCCCCAGCAGCAGCCCGCCTACGACGACGGCTACGGACAGCCCCAGTACGGCCAGGGCGGCGTGCCCGGACAGGGTTCGTACGACAGTGGCTACAGCGAGGGCCACGTCTACGGCAACCCCGCGGGCCGGGGTCCGGCGGGCCCCGGCGGTCCCGGCGGGCCCGGTGGCGGCGGGAGCGGCCGCAGGCAGGGCGCCGCGCCGCCGAACTGGCGCAAGCGCATCACGGTCGGCGTCCTGTCCCTGGTCGTCGTGCTCCTGGTCACGTCGGTCGCCACGTACTTCTGGGCGGACGGCAAGGTGCGCCGCGAGGTCGACCTGTCCAAGGTCATAGACCGGCCCGACGGGGGCAAGGGCACCAATTACCTGATCGTCGGCTCCGACTCCCGCGACGGCATGTCCGCCGACGAGAAGAAGAAGCTGCACACCGGCTCGGCAGAGGGCAAGCGCACGGACTCGATGATCCTTCTGCACACCGGCGACAACGGGAACACGATGGTGTCGCTGCCGCGCGACTCGTGGGTGACGATTCCGAGCTTCAAGGGCTCGGACTCCGGAAAGACGTTCCCGTCCAAGGGCAAGGACAAGCTGAACGCGGCATTCTCCATCGACGGCCCGGAACTCCTCGTCCGCACCATCGAGGCCAATACCGGTCTGCACATCGACCACTACGCGGAAATCGGCTTCGCGGGATTCGCGAACATCGTGGACGCGGTCGGCGGCGTGGACATCGACATTCCGCAGGACATCAAGGACAAGGACTCCGGCGCGGACTTCAAGAAGGGCAAGCAGACCCTCGACGGTCAGCAGGCGCTCGCGTTCGTACGCAACCGCCACGGATATGCCGCGGGCGACCTGGAGCGCACGAAGAACCAGCAGAAGTTCCTCTCCGCGCTGGCCAGTCAGACGGCGACGCCGACGACCCTGCTGAATCCCTTCAAGCTGTATCCGGTGATGGGCGCGGGCCTCGACACCCTGATCGTCGACAAGGACATGAGCCTGTTCGACCTCGGCTCGATGTTCTGGGCGATGAAGGGCATCACCGGCGGCGACGGCATCTCGATGAACATGCCGGTGGCGGGCGACGGACCGCAGACCTCGTTGCTCTGGGACAAGCCGAAGGTCACGCAACTGGTGAACGAGCTGAAGAACGACGACGCGGTGACGGTCAAGTAA
- a CDS encoding acyl-CoA thioesterase, which yields MTDLPGKPTSASRTTLSHIMTSHDTNLLGTVHGGVIMKLVDDAAGAVAGRHSGGPAVTASMDEMAFLMPVRVGDLVHVKAQVNWTGRSSMEVGVRVLAERWNESTPAQQVGSAYLVFAAVDADGKPRPVPPVLPETERDERRYQEAQIRRTHRLARRRAIMDLREKRAAEGLDD from the coding sequence ATGACTGATCTTCCGGGCAAGCCGACCTCGGCCTCCCGAACCACCCTGAGCCACATCATGACCAGCCACGACACCAACCTCCTCGGCACGGTCCACGGTGGCGTGATCATGAAACTGGTGGACGACGCCGCGGGCGCGGTCGCGGGCCGCCACTCGGGCGGGCCGGCCGTCACCGCCTCCATGGACGAGATGGCGTTCCTCATGCCGGTCAGGGTCGGCGACCTGGTGCATGTGAAGGCGCAGGTCAACTGGACGGGCCGGTCCTCCATGGAGGTCGGCGTACGGGTCCTCGCCGAGCGCTGGAACGAGTCGACCCCGGCCCAGCAGGTGGGCTCCGCCTACCTCGTCTTCGCGGCCGTCGACGCCGACGGCAAGCCCCGCCCGGTGCCGCCGGTGCTCCCCGAGACCGAGCGCGACGAGCGCCGCTACCAGGAGGCCCAGATCCGCCGCACCCACCGGCTCGCCCGGCGCCGCGCGATCATGGACCTGCGGGAGAAGCGCGCCGCTGAGGGCCTGGACGACTGA
- a CDS encoding LCP family protein, with amino-acid sequence MSHPRRSPVPTPPRPRPVRPGKPRSRQQDERPRWGMRLATTLSVLVLGAGGVGHAVVTSLDGGIGRVDPFRDMKNRPQGSRGTNILLVGTDGRDRITPEEKQKYRLGGAPCHCTDTIMMVHVSAERDRVSVVSLPRDSYAEVPEHTDEATGEKHARHPVKLNAAYAEGGPSLTVRTVEDMTGLKIDHYLEVDFTSFMKTVDVVGGVQICTARPMKDSYTGLDLAAGTHQLGGGEALQYVRSRHTDGSADLGRMQRQQRFLAALIEKATSNGVLLNPVKFREVASSLLSSVRADEGFGMEEMLSFTAAMKGFSPSSSDFTTVPLGQLGLQVKGVGSTVKWDDAKAKKLFELLRDDKPLAPHAPPKPEAPKPAAPKPAAPGAAKDAKPPQKEPGAVVEVAPEQIRVQVYNGTRTDGLGRRVDDALYATGFRTSRAPRASANLDMHRTLIEYDPRWDRSAKSLALALPGSELRPVKGLGATMKVTAGADFKDVVPVRAEEQPQGDFGTVTGDRVVCP; translated from the coding sequence CTGTCGCACCCGCGGAGGTCCCCCGTGCCCACGCCGCCCCGCCCGCGCCCCGTACGACCCGGAAAGCCCCGCAGCAGACAGCAGGACGAGCGCCCCCGCTGGGGCATGCGGCTCGCGACCACCTTGTCCGTCCTGGTGCTCGGTGCGGGCGGGGTCGGGCATGCGGTGGTGACCAGCCTGGACGGCGGAATCGGCCGGGTGGACCCGTTCCGCGACATGAAGAACCGGCCGCAGGGCAGCCGGGGCACCAACATCCTCCTCGTGGGCACCGACGGGCGGGACAGGATCACGCCCGAGGAGAAGCAGAAGTACCGGCTCGGCGGGGCGCCCTGCCACTGCACGGACACGATCATGATGGTGCACGTGTCGGCGGAGCGGGACCGGGTCAGCGTGGTGAGCCTGCCGCGCGACTCCTACGCCGAGGTCCCCGAGCACACCGACGAGGCGACCGGCGAGAAGCACGCCCGGCACCCGGTGAAGCTGAACGCGGCCTACGCCGAGGGCGGGCCCTCGCTCACCGTGCGTACCGTCGAGGACATGACGGGCCTGAAGATCGACCACTACCTGGAGGTCGACTTCACCAGCTTCATGAAGACCGTCGACGTGGTCGGCGGCGTGCAGATCTGCACGGCCCGCCCCATGAAGGACTCCTACACCGGGCTCGACCTCGCGGCCGGCACCCACCAGCTGGGCGGTGGCGAGGCGCTCCAGTACGTGCGCTCCCGGCACACCGACGGCTCCGCCGACCTCGGCCGGATGCAGCGCCAGCAGCGCTTCCTCGCCGCGCTCATCGAGAAGGCGACCAGCAACGGGGTGCTCCTGAACCCGGTGAAGTTCCGCGAGGTCGCCTCCTCCCTGCTCTCCTCGGTACGGGCCGACGAGGGCTTCGGGATGGAGGAGATGCTGAGCTTCACCGCCGCGATGAAGGGGTTCTCGCCCTCCTCGTCGGACTTCACGACGGTGCCGCTCGGACAGCTCGGCCTCCAGGTCAAGGGCGTCGGGTCGACCGTGAAGTGGGACGACGCGAAGGCGAAGAAGCTGTTCGAGCTGCTGCGCGACGACAAGCCGCTGGCCCCGCACGCCCCGCCGAAGCCGGAGGCGCCGAAGCCCGCGGCGCCGAAGCCCGCGGCCCCCGGGGCCGCGAAGGACGCCAAGCCGCCGCAGAAGGAGCCGGGCGCGGTGGTCGAGGTCGCCCCCGAGCAGATCAGGGTGCAGGTCTACAACGGGACCCGCACCGACGGGCTCGGGCGCCGGGTCGACGACGCGCTGTACGCCACCGGGTTCAGGACCAGCCGGGCCCCGCGGGCCAGCGCCAATCTCGACATGCACCGCACGCTGATCGAGTACGACCCGCGCTGGGACCGCTCGGCGAAGTCCCTCGCGCTCGCCCTTCCGGGCAGCGAGCTGCGCCCGGTCAAGGGGCTCGGCGCCACGATGAAGGTGACGGCGGGCGCCGATTTCAAGGACGTCGTGCCGGTGCGCGCCGAGGAGCAGCCCCAGGGCGACTTCGGCACGGTGACCGGCGACCGGGTGGTCTGCCCCTGA
- a CDS encoding glycosyltransferase family 2 protein, with product MNATPAVSVIMPVLNEERHLRNSVRHILEQEYAGEMEVVIALGPSTDRTDEIAAELVREDPRVHTVPNPTGRTPAALNAAIKASRHPIVVRVDGHGMLSQNYIATAVRLLEETGAMNVGGIMHAEGENAWEDAVAAAMTSKIGVGNAAFHTGGQAGPAETVYLGVFRREALEQQGGYNEEFIRAQDWELNFRIREAGGLIWFSPELKVQYRPRPSVKALAKQYKDYGRWRHVVARYHEGSINLRYLAPPTAVCAIAAGVVVGALVTPWGFVVPAGYLAAIAAGSLPAGKGLSLKARAQIPVALATMHMSWGFGFLTSPKALARKVIASRRPAVRTTSV from the coding sequence ATGAACGCCACGCCTGCTGTTTCCGTGATCATGCCGGTTCTCAATGAGGAGCGGCATCTGCGCAACTCGGTCCGTCACATCCTGGAACAGGAGTACGCGGGCGAGATGGAGGTGGTGATCGCGCTCGGGCCGTCCACGGACCGCACCGACGAGATCGCCGCCGAGCTGGTGCGCGAAGACCCCCGCGTCCACACCGTGCCCAACCCCACCGGCCGCACGCCCGCGGCCCTGAACGCCGCCATCAAGGCCTCACGCCACCCGATCGTGGTACGCGTCGACGGCCACGGCATGCTCTCGCAGAACTACATCGCCACCGCCGTGCGCCTCCTGGAGGAGACCGGCGCGATGAACGTCGGCGGCATCATGCACGCCGAGGGCGAGAACGCCTGGGAGGACGCGGTGGCCGCCGCGATGACCTCGAAGATCGGCGTCGGCAACGCGGCCTTCCACACCGGCGGTCAGGCCGGCCCCGCCGAAACCGTGTATCTGGGTGTCTTCCGCCGCGAGGCCCTCGAACAACAGGGCGGTTACAACGAGGAGTTCATCCGCGCCCAGGACTGGGAGCTGAACTTCCGGATCAGGGAGGCCGGCGGTCTCATCTGGTTCTCGCCCGAGCTCAAGGTCCAGTACCGGCCCCGCCCTTCGGTGAAGGCGCTCGCCAAGCAGTACAAGGACTACGGGCGTTGGCGCCATGTGGTGGCCCGCTACCACGAGGGCTCCATCAATCTGCGCTACCTCGCACCGCCGACCGCCGTCTGCGCGATCGCCGCGGGCGTCGTGGTGGGCGCGCTGGTCACGCCGTGGGGCTTCGTGGTCCCGGCCGGCTACCTGGCCGCGATCGCCGCGGGTTCGCTGCCGGCGGGCAAGGGGCTCTCGCTCAAGGCCCGCGCGCAGATCCCGGTGGCGCTCGCCACCATGCACATGTCGTGGGGCTTCGGCTTCCTCACCAGCCCGAAGGCGCTGGCGCGCAAGGTCATCGCGAGCCGCCGCCCGGCCGTGCGGACCACGTCCGTGTAA